DNA from Fundulus heteroclitus isolate FHET01 chromosome 17, MU-UCD_Fhet_4.1, whole genome shotgun sequence:
CAATGAGCCTCATGGGCTCATTGCCCATGAGgctcattttttttcaaaaaaaaaacaacacaaaattgGTTAATTTCTTAAATTTGGGAGCCGTTTTATTCCTGTGTTATTCACTAGTGAGAGGTATCAGACTttttaaaggtgaaaaaaacaaaacaatgatctcaaacaaaaagtttaaaaactaaCAAATTCTAAACACCTAAAAAAGATTACAGTAAGGTCTGGATACTTGGAGggagaaaataagaaaagtgAGGGAGGATTCTTCAATATTTTGTACCTGGGTGAAAATGAGGAGATGACAGCTGGAGACTTTCCTACGCTGGATTGACACGAAGTCTCGAAATGTCTAGAATATTTTCAGTTGCTAAGAAATTCTCTGCTCAATATAACGGCAGCAAGACTGTCTACACGTGTTTCAGCTTTGAGGGTGAGCTGACATATTTGGTGGTGCTTATGGAAGAGAGAACTTTTGGTCCCGAGAAACTTAAAGGAACAAAACCTGCTCCACAGTACCCTGTGACTCCTTCTGCCGCCTCCAGCTTGTGTGAGTCTCTGTAAGACTCGCATTCAAGAGCTGCCTTTGTCTCCGACTGCACAGCTAGTGGAGCACGTGTTGTTCCTCCTGAACTTTGACAGCTCCCAGTCAAAACAAACCACGTCATCGTCCCGGGCCGACCACATGCCAATAAATCCACTTCCACACGCTATCTCAGCTTCTTAAAGAGAGGCCAAAGGTGTCTCATTTAGGCCTTAACTACTACTGCGGCTACATAAGGGCATGCCACAATAACTAACACCAAAAATAGATCAAAGAACCCAACCAAACCTTTTATCCTATTGTTTTTTGGCCATTGTGGTGTCAGGCATGGTTAAAAGAGAGTTTTCTTTAACTACCTTGGAGCTCAGCGTAGTACTTTGGTGAACGACGACTGCGGCGTTTGAAAAAGTTTGACGCATCCGATTCAGCCATGAATACCTGCCGTCTGGCTCCTAAAAGCCAAAGGCCACATGATTAAAATTACATAAACATTGGGAGCTATCAAGGTAAAGGTTGAGCAGACGGTACCTGGAGCATCTGCGGGTTTGGAGTCATCTCGTACTACGGAGCTTTTCACCACACTGGAGACTGGAGGGAAGAGAACAAATCAGTGATTGCTCATCAATCATTGTTCAGAGTGGAACAATCTGGCCCGGTTTGAGCAGTCTATATAGTAGTTTTCATATTTTTCGCCATCTAAGGTGATcataaaatgaacagaaaatcaAAGCGACTAACATATATGTTCATTGTTCCAAATCTCCAACTGTGTTTGAAAGGATCTCTGTTCTGTGGGAATTAATCCAGTTCCATTTTACCATTACCATTTTACACTATGAACAATTTAGACTAGCGTTGATCAAATACAGTCCAGCTTTCCTAAACACAAAGTGAAATAGCCCTTTAAGTTGACATGTACCGTATTAGAAATCTCCAGTGCTTACACTAATTACACAAGGAATGCCCAGTTCTCAACTACAAGTTTCAACAATCATCAGATGTACGGGCTATCATTGGTACTAACTGAGCTGGGGTGGTTACTTTGTTCCTTTACAGCTTTATACTGTTGCAATTTTGGTCGCTTTATGCACAGACTTCAGTGTCTCTTTATACCCACCTTGATTGCTAATGATCTAAAGCTAAAGTCTTCAACGTGGGGGCCGTGGAGGTACTGTACCCACCCGGTCTAACATGGAAGGGGGTCCTCGCACGGCCTCGTCATTAACCAAGCAGTTAACTACTCTATGTCTAGTCTTACtctaaaaatgttacttttttaattgattcgtctaaattacattttgttagCATAAAATCCCCAAAGTCTATAAATGAGATGGGTATAACCTTATTGTACAGACAATAGGAAAACtagtgggattttttttgttgttttcttcagaGCCAAGGCTAGCTATTATTAGCATAGAAGTTAGCAGCATTTTATGCTTTCGAACTAAAGGATCATGTTCACACAGCTGTGACTGATTTAACCAACAAACtaccagaaaacaaaaacaacagtacATCGATAAAGCCGCTGCTCATATTGGATTTTAAAAACGTCCAATTTCACGCTCCACTAATTGAGACGCACTGTTATAGAGTAACACAAGTATAAGAATGGTAACAACTACCGCCCCCTGTCTGCGGTTTGACAGCTCTGCGTCCCGTCTGAAATTAGCCCGTTCTTTggtcaggctatctgctcatGTAGCCAGCCAGAAAGTTTGTCAAGTCTGCTGACTGACGAACTTGCCGTACATTGCTTGCCAATGAGCAGTTGCCATTTGAACAACTGCGCCAATGAGAGTGATAGGTGGCGCTGTGCAGTTTCTACACCATGGGTATTTGTGAATCTTTTACTTTCTCTGGAAAAAAATTCGAAATACAAATACAGACATTTTTTCTGACAGTTTTACACCTGAAAATCTTGGTATTAATGAATACTGGTAACCAGTTCATTGTTAGTCTGCTCCAGCAGACTAGGCCACAATCAGAGTAGATCAATTTAAATCATTGGGCATCATGGCGGCGGGTACCCAGAGAGTTGTGGTAATGTAGAAAATAGCAACACCAGGAGAAGACAAGGGGATAAGAAGTGGCAAAGGAAGCCAACTCAGCCCAGTATCCTTGTGTTGTTCtggattttaaagaaaagtccCACAGCAGAAATATGTGAGTTGGCACTTTATTTGtgctgtttcctttcttggtaGGGTTATCGTGCACCATTCAGCAGCAACAAATCATCCGAAATCCAACGTGTTCCAATGCAGTGCatcacattttaaatctatattggccatttttattatattctgtGCCTACTACTCTACATTTACATTCTATGGTTACAATGTCTGCACAAATAGCACTTATTTCAATGTTGCCTGactcatttgtaaaaaaaaagaaaaaaaaagaatatataaataaataaaataatttctcaaCTTGCTGTATTTGAAACAATTGACACGAAAATATTGATTCATGTCTGCGTTTGTAAAGTCccaactaaaaacaaaattaactgaAATCAGAATTATTACGATTTATGCTAAAGGCGATACGATGTTGATTCTAAGATTCTGCCGAGGTACTTACAGGCtatgaggaggaggatggagagcAAAGAGAAGACAAACGCTCGAGTCCAAGACATTCTGAGAGAGAGAAGCCAGATTTCTGCAGGACTGAACAGCACACCtatctgaccttaactgagagACTGAGATAGAAGGATGGAAGGGAGAAAGGTGGGAGAGCCAGGGAGGAGGGAGAGagtaggaggaggagaaggaagggggaaaaaagatttGTTGAGGGGAGGAAAGTTTCTGGTATTTCTATTGCTTTGGGGAGGGAATAAAAGAGGGAGAGAAGACTGCTGTACTTTAGGCACCTCATTTCTGGCTTATTTCAAATGGCTCATACTACCACTAAGATGGAAAGCACAGCGCTGGCACTAAAAGCAAAGGTCGATTCATGTAAAATTTAACTCAAATCTATAATTGAATTGACCACAGCATTAGTTCATTAAGGTGTCTATTTGTCTATggttccattttctttttttatttgcatttctatAATTCTATACTCTAACCATGAAGAATTGAGAGTAGAGCATTATAGTAACCAGATATTTTGTCCCATAAATCTTCTTCTCGTCTTTGAAGAAAGCTTTGTGTATGATTTCTGGATTCAACTGAACCTACTGTCCTGCTGTAGACTAAATCTGGGCTAATTTACATGCCCATGtaaagtgcaaaattcttaaaaatatttctagaCATATGTCCTAAATCCCTGAGTTGGCGGtcatttgtttttcagaagCTATTGTCGTATTTGGAGGTCATTTTCTATACATGCAGACCGACAACAGAGATGTTAATCGCTCGATTTTGCAAGGAGTTAGCAAAGACCAGCCACCAGAGGGCGTCCGTGGTTGTATCAGGAGTCAGGTGACGTTTTACAGGCAGTAGCTGGAGGTTCTGACAGTCATTCGGCACAGAAGATGCCTCATACACATGTCACGGTCACCATTTGTTAGGGTTAAAGGAGGCTGTCCGATGCTTCACTCACTGTAAAACTCACACATGATGCCACCAAGACCTGTTGTAGATGTGCCAGCTCCATATGTCGCTTGTCTGCATGTGAACCAGAAAATGTCGAAAGCCAACTATAGCTTTTGGGTACTAAACATATTGCTCAACTGTGAGTGGATATCCTGTGAAACCGCAGTACCCGGAGAGGCTTTAGATGGAAGTTGAGATTACACCAGGTGCACCTAATTTGACTTTTACCAGTATGGATTAGTTTGAAAGGATATCATTTACTTAGCTGAAGAAGCTTGCAGTTTAAATCAAAAGGGTTTATTCAGATGTAAACTTGAAAGTGTTTGTATTTCAACCAGTAAATACTAACTTTCCTTTGATATGGTTAAACCAGGTCCAATCAAAGCTAAAGGTCagaaaatgacatttttgtGGCGTTTTCTACATTTCTCAATAGTCAGTAAAACATTCTGGATACTACTGAATACAACTTGTAGAATATCCAGAATTAAAGACAGCAGTGGTTCATTGTAAAAAGTCAAGGAAAGTTGGGGTTCATTGTTGTTAAGCTGCTTTTTAGCCTATATGCCATAAGTACCCAGCCAACAGGGGTGTGTGGACTCCACATGAATGTTGCTCAGGGAGGAAATCTACTAAATGGACATGAGCATGGATAGGGCTTCTTGGATGGGGTTTACTAAATAAACCTTTATCAGTAAACCCAGTTGGGAAGCCTTTAAGGTCTTAGCTGGATCTAAAACACGCACTGCggaaaacactgcaaaaagggaactaataGTAAGTATTTGTCcctgatctgagcaggtaaataagattatctgccaatggagtgaatattttgacccctaaaataagattattagatatactgcacttgaaataagatgatggatatgagtgtcaggactcagcaggcagagcCGTGCAGTTTCTACCTGTTcttccttctctgctctctctgcGGGTGACTgcagttgacaggtgggcgggGGCGCGAACACCTGCGGCTTGTTCAGCAGCGTTCGGCCGTACTATAAGAACTGCGCGTGGACAGCaggaggacgccagagtgttaactgTTGTGGTACGCCCCGGTGGCCACTGTCTCACGACAGCTTACCTGTTTCCAGCGCTAATCCTTGTTTCCTGTGTCTCCCAGGTTGCCTCACGTTCTGGATCCCTCTCCGAGCGTTCTATCGTGTCCTGACGTCTCAAGTCAAGTCCTCTGGTTCTCACTGTTCTGGATCCTGCTCCAGATGTCCCCTCATGCTCACTTGGTTTTACCAAGCCGGGCTGAAGAGCTCATCGGAtctccctggttcctccagctgtccACGGATCACTGCTCCCACCGGCGCTGCTCGGACCCTGCTTAAGCTCTCGCCCATCGGTCACTCAGTCACCAGCTTCCATCACCGTCTGGCAAGTGCTGAGTCTGTTCCTCTGCTCCGCTTCCCCCGGCCTGGTTCCCGTGTTCAGTGATTGGGCGCGTCCCACTCGTGctcctctcctcgtctccttCACATCGAGACAAATCCTCTCGTTCCCTTGTTATCCTCTCTGTctgtttaataaacatctttaaaccgCTTCCTGTTTAccgagtgtgttctgcatgtgggcaaaattTAAactcacctgctcaaatcatggacatatacactcatttcaagaaaacgttcattttttttttgtttcctttttgcagtgaacaaatTGAACTGCTCAACGTTTAACCTTTAGATGTTCTGCATTAATGTGGAGCCATCATGCAACATGTGGACAATCTGCTGCATAATGGGCCAATTTGCTAGTTCATATCCTACTCAAGTGAGCccaatgatggatggatggataaagacAACTTGTGTTGTAACAAGTCTCTGTCTAGTGTAACATTATACAGTTCAGGTTTGAGCAACCTTATGCATTCAAGGTTTCTTAAAAACATTGTTGTAGGTCTTTAAATTAGAGTCCAATAGGAATCAGCTAATCAGATAGCAACTTTAGTGCTATAAGCTGTGATGTAAGAGAATATGTTCTTATTTGCAGCTCATTCCACCTCAAATAcacagaaatgtgcaaatacACAGAAAATCAGGCTTATGGAAGGGCATCCTGCAAGGTGAGCCACATCTCAGGGTTTTGAACCCACCCTTTGTATTAACCTTGCCTATTAaactttcacactgcaaaaaggaaactaaaagtgagtaaaatcttcttgaaatgaatgtattttttcttgatttgagcagctaaataagactatttgacaacggaatgagtatttttacccctaaaataagataattagatatcctgcacttaaaataagatgatggagatgaactgttcttattttaggaaaatgcattcatttcaagaacattctATTTACTTTAAGCTCACCTTTTAAGTGCATATCCTACTCACAACTTGTTTTGCTCAAGGAACTCTTTAAAAGAGTATTACAGGAAGGTACCACCAGAAATGGGTGTGCAGAAAGGAAAGAGGGAATGAGGAGGAAATATAATCCAGGGGAGCAGGGGCTGCCGCAGCAGGACTGAGAAGCACAGACGGTGTTCTCATGAGGAAGACCTCTGCATTTTTTGGACCCCTCTCTGTCGCTGTAATTCCACTCAGGCCAGCTGAATGTTGTTCATATTAGAAGCCAATCAGAGACAAGACTCCTCCGGGAAGCCAGAGGCCCTTTTGTTGCTGCAGGATGAGATACGTGCTTCTAACCGCTTCACGTAGAGACACCATATATTATGCACTGATTAATCCAGCCACCCTGTAGAGTGTCTGTTGTGTAAATGCACCTTACCTACACACTGAATGACGTGCTGTATGTATGTTTTCCTTCCAGGCAGATTAGGTGCAGGTGGCAACATCTTTCTGCAGCGCTGAAGCCCTTCATTTTCATTCCAGATATAGGCAATCATAGTTTTATCCATGCATCACATCCCTCCTACCTACCCTTTGTTTAAGCCTTTAACAGCCTGAACCCCGCTGAACTCTGCACAGAGTTGCTTCAGTATGGCGTTGCAAATGAACTGGTCTCTGTAGATTTCCGCCTCAGACTGTGCAACCCGATCGGGTCTGACATGTGTCTTGCGTGTAGGAAACTGGGCAGAGAAGACTCGCGGCGCTGCCCGGATAAAAACTGGAACGGACCCTAAATCTGGTAGCGATTAAGCTGTGGATGAGCTTTTAGTCAGACCTGTGCGCAATGAAAAAATGAGAATTTTCTGAATATGTAGGTGTCAGTGGTATTTCagttacttatttattttttatgcacaTGTCAGGCCTTCTttgtttgcaaagaaaaaatctgCCACCTCAacggtttcttctgtttttgcctgtttatcACATTCTAAAAATTAGCTGCAGTCAATCATTTGTGATAACCGTTGAAAAGTCTTATTTATCACTCTGGAGGAACTATCGCCTGCTCCTCTTTGCAGAATAGTTTTTAATCAGCTGCGTTGGAGGGTGTTTGAGTATGATCAGACTCCCACATAATCTCAATTGAATTCaagactggactttgactaggccgctccAGAAACATTGTTATTGgtttttttcagccattaaGAGGTGGCTTCCTTTGCTGCATAACCCAAGCGTGCTTGAGCTGAAGGTCACTGAAGTCAGCAAGCAGCATTACCCAGCTTCAAAGTCATGTTACCTTCAGAAGCAAACAGAAATAGGAAAAATACGTCATCTATCCAAGTACTTCTCAAATGTCTGTTAATGAATGAATTTCTGTGCATCAACACCGATGTGTCCAATTTTTAAATTCCATGTTCTCAAAAGAATCCCCTTCACATCATTTGAAAGACAATCACAGAGAGGCAGCTTTGATCTGATTGTACGGTAAAACACAGCTATAGCAGTGTTACTCCCACAGTACAGACAGAACTATCTCACCTTCCATCATGTGTTAGAAAGACATCAGGAGCATCACAGCTGCAGTAGTTACACTGTAAAGGCCCTGGTTCGCATTATAGTGTTAGTTAGTCAGTGTttaatacagttttatttaacaagGGCTTGCAATTAAAAGatttagactttttttgttttgtttttctctttacagTGCTTCCAAAATCTTCTTGATGTCgcaaatcagactttttttttaacttcagaaTCAGCTTGAATTGTTAAGTATGGATCGAAATTGTCGTCAGGAATGTTAAACATAAGGACAATAGAAGAAGCATcataaaatgttctgtttgacCCGAACAACTTTAGTCCAAACGTGGGCTTTTAGACAAGAGGCTAAAAAAGACTAGTTTCTCTTCAAACGTAGTTTGATCAATTTTCAGTCTCATTTACAGAtcagacaggagagagaaaatgATTTGTTTGGAGAGAAACTGATAATTTTCAGGCATCAAAAAGATGATGTTAAGACTAAAAATATTGGGTTAAATATTTCAGGCTTAGTACAGAGAGTTGAGCATCTATAATGCAACTGTGGTATTTTTTATCTATGAAAGACAAGTCGCTCTCACTTATTGTCTTTAATAAACTAGATAAAAAGCCTGCTTCATAGAACTGAGCTAAACAGTTAAAGGTTAGTCTTGATATTAGCTCCAAAGATAAAATCAGTGGATTTTTCTGCCTATCACATAGTCAATTTAAGTCTCTCATTTTAAGATGATGTTTCCACGCCTGCAAATAGTTTCAGTGGAGAGCAACTTTAAGTTTGATCAGTGATGCTAGTAGTTAAACATGAGGTACAAATCCATGAATGCTCCTTTGCTGAAAGCACCTGTTGGATTACCATCCATTGTCCTGGGTTTGAACCcagggaccttcttgctgcaaggcaacagtggaACAACTGCGGCACCGTGTTAACCCAAAGATGTCAGTCTTTGGGTTAATACGTCGCAAACAGTCCCAAACAGGCTTTTACCTGGCATGCTGTGTGTGGACCCACTTGTTTCGCTATAAGGATGCCAGGGCTTTGCAGACAACGACGATGTGTTTAACATCCGgtatatgctggtgaagattctcagtcatccaggtcatgctcaatacaaaaaacagttataaaataataaacaactggacttctactctgaagctgaagacgagtcgcttcccatccaggaagctttctcaattccaaatgtctggagtagtgtggagttccaagcacTACAGACCTGCCAGTGAGCCTCATTAGATCGTCCAATTCATGTATCTAGCAATTCCTCCTTAAAGAAATTATGTAGTCAGATCTGATAGTTGTAGGACAATGATTTATATCATAACTGCATTAATTTTGGGTTGGTTTGCTTGCATGGTTGCTGACAAAATCCACACCAACCACAGACTAGAAAGCGTAAGggccacagggacagtcatctgcattgtccatggctttgcagcaatccttcataccgagcaagcatgaatcgacagtggaaagaaaaactccccattaacgggaaggaaaacctccggcagaaccaggctcagtatgaacggtcatctgcctcgaccgactgggggttagacaagatagagcagagacacagaagcacacattgatccaaggATCCTTTCTACATTtaatggtaatagcgggtgatctgtattcccaggatgatgtcacagctaacagaacagcagagcaggtgtacctactatgaagaaaaaagagagaaagaacaaaaagttgaaagctcaaatgacaacaagcaatgtaaattggagaacagtaggagaagtcagcagagtgagaaaaataggccctgatgtcctccagtagcctaagcctatagcagcataactatagaggtagctcagggtaacatgagccactctaactataagctttgtcaaaaaggaaagttttaagattagtcttaaaagcagacagggtgtctgcctcacagaccaaaaccgggagttggttccacagaagaggagcctgatagctaaaggatctgcctcccattctacaaTGTTCTCAAAGGGAGGCTTTGCTGCAGCCGGCCCAAGCTAGAACTGGACCCTGAGCCCATGAGcaccaaggaccacatgtggtgcccatgagcctgttctaaaaaaaaaaaaaaaaagcacacaatccactagtgagctgcatttattttattccattacacttcctgtttaatcacacttgcatttgtatagatttaaaaatgacaatatctataacagaGCATGAAAAATCTGTTTATCTTGCATGAAATTAAGATGAACTTTGACTCtcctagttcaaaggtcagcacTGGTACccctttgtatgacacaacGCCAATGAAGTaactctcagtttcaaaaaggttggtgtgGAGTGGAGTAGAGGGTCAATCCTTCCGACCAATGTCAGAGACTGTTAGACGGCTACGAGGAGCGTCTCACTGAACCGATTTCAGTCAAATACAAGCTACTAGGCCAGgcgcctgcaacctttacagtctaaagagccattttgcctacagcccacttgaattaaactcgttcataGCTGCAAATGCTGcttggccttttgaaaaaagacaagttataatttttgataatgatctactgtaggaaatatgttgtcatcatTAAAGAAACGCagttttatgtctattttgaggttcaAAAATAGAGGATGGACGAGATGttcatttgtggataatgtaaaaaacaaatcatagtttctaacataaaaaaaatattgatttaaaattaaatattactggcacttttagcatcattctgttgtgaaaattaaaagcaattattctgAGAaataaactgctaaaacctgcatttattatcattattatatttaaataccataataaaaatagaatttttattatgcaagttattaagagccactgtggaaggttcAAATAGctacaggttgcagacccctgtaCGGAGGGTAGGTTGTCCTGACCTTTCTCAGAACAATAATTTTtgcttctatcttttttttatgagtaaaacaactttgcattttgttgtttaggtgcaataaaatatttttctttttcagaaacGATAAAAACATTGATTAGACCTCAATATGTGGACATGAGAGATCACCAACAAgccaaaaacagcttatttttatttatgttgtagTTCCATTAGTTTCTGTAGTTAACCAGCGCTTTTGCTGACTTGACATATCTTAGTGTTTCCTGTGAACTTAGTGAGTTTAGCAACTATGTCACTGGCTCAACCCACATACTCACTTCTGCTGCTCACCCCATGAACGTGGCAGCATCTAGGCTCTCGGCAGTACTGGACTCACTGCCCAGAAGCATCGTTA
Protein-coding regions in this window:
- the ucmaa gene encoding upper zone of growth plate and cartilage matrix associated a, whose translation is MSWTRAFVFSLLSILLLIAFSSVVKSSVVRDDSKPADAPGARRQVFMAESDASNFFKRRSRRSPKYYAELQAEQQMKRAASERRREYNEEQRNEYENYVEEDRDEINERTRAMNEQLREYHYDGLYPRFHWFH